One part of the Streptomyces lienomycini genome encodes these proteins:
- a CDS encoding serine/threonine-protein kinase codes for MGRMVTEGAGGRVIAGRYRLHERLGRGGMGIVWRATDQLLVREVAVKALPLDETLSAAEARRRREHTLREARAVAQLQHPHVIVVHDVVEDDERAYMVMEFVDGGSLADRVLTRGPVGPQEAARIGIALLDALGTAHTAGILHRDVKPSNVLIADDGRVVLTDFGVAQVAGATTLTESGSFVGSPEYTAPERMSGAGTGPESDLWSLGVLLCAVLSGASPFHRDSLGGVLHAVVTEEIRPPAQAGPLLPVVRGLLERDPRRRLDAASAERMLRAYLSTGRTPATAPTSPAGEPLRARRSVKRGVLMAVLLVVAAAGAGISAAALFANGDDDGGGTPTSSVPVTPPGPVSPPVSRSGTRPGAEQPSESAASDPNRR; via the coding sequence ATGGGGCGCATGGTGACCGAGGGGGCGGGCGGGCGTGTCATCGCGGGCCGTTACCGGCTCCACGAGCGGCTCGGCCGCGGCGGCATGGGCATCGTGTGGCGGGCCACCGACCAACTGCTGGTGCGCGAAGTGGCCGTGAAGGCGCTCCCGCTCGACGAGACGCTCTCCGCGGCCGAAGCCCGGCGCCGCCGCGAGCACACCCTGCGCGAGGCCCGCGCGGTCGCGCAACTGCAGCATCCGCACGTCATCGTCGTCCACGACGTCGTCGAGGACGACGAACGGGCGTACATGGTCATGGAGTTCGTCGACGGCGGCTCGCTCGCCGACCGCGTCCTCACCCGCGGCCCGGTCGGCCCCCAGGAGGCCGCACGCATCGGCATCGCCCTGCTCGACGCCCTGGGCACGGCCCACACGGCCGGCATCCTGCACCGGGACGTGAAGCCGTCCAACGTGCTGATCGCCGACGACGGCCGGGTCGTCCTCACCGACTTCGGCGTCGCCCAGGTCGCGGGCGCCACCACGCTCACCGAGAGCGGCTCCTTCGTCGGCTCGCCCGAGTACACCGCCCCGGAGCGGATGTCCGGCGCCGGGACCGGACCGGAGTCCGACCTGTGGTCCCTGGGCGTGCTGCTGTGCGCGGTCCTCAGCGGGGCGTCCCCCTTCCACCGCGACTCGCTGGGCGGTGTCCTGCACGCCGTGGTCACCGAGGAGATCCGCCCGCCCGCGCAGGCCGGGCCGCTCCTGCCGGTCGTACGGGGGCTGTTGGAACGCGACCCGCGGCGGCGGCTCGACGCGGCGTCGGCGGAGCGGATGCTGCGCGCCTACCTGAGCACGGGCCGTACGCCCGCGACGGCACCGACGTCCCCGGCCGGTGAGCCCCTGCGGGCGAGGCGGAGTGTGAAACGCGGCGTCCTCATGGCGGTGCTGCTGGTGGTCGCGGCGGCGGGCGCGGGCATCTCGGCGGCCGCGCTGTTCGCGAACGGAGACGACGACGGGGGCGGTACGCCGACGAGTTCGGTACCCGTGACACCCCCAGGGCCGGTGTCGCCGCCGGTGTCCCGTTCCGGGACCCGCCCCGGGGCGGAGCAGCCCTCGGAGTCCGCCGCATCGGACCCAAACAGGAGATAA
- a CDS encoding serine/threonine-protein kinase, which yields MSSNGGPRRGADEPTSFDLQPPNRPAAVPHPGNPYAAPTQVVPQPSTPQSAPQPSAPQPSGPRPAAASQVPPPGPSAAPAATAPDPGAGRLIAGRYRLIAKLGHGGMGTVWRAQDETVDREVAVKEPRVPDHLPERERDNAFERMRREARAAARLDHPAVVDVHDVAVVDGQPWIVMELVRGRSLGAALQEGTLDAREAARIGLEVLGALEAAHAAGILHRDVKPDNVLLGRYDRVVLADFGIAQIEGETNLTDTGGFVGSPEYIAPERVLGQRPGPASDLWSLGVVLYAATEGVSPFRRSNTPATLQSVLNATPAAPAAAHGPLAEVITGLLDKDPARRPDAARVRALLDAAANPPAPPPTQVVTVGAPQGPGGTPASRWGVRLGRNAWITLGAVVVAAAVASYLVVADPFAGPLPKGWKQHRLDAKVGMSVGVPAEFVRLKHEKKDDWDGTNETFADPSGAVVVVVDRDIKADDKTDKIPDTAGANAWADWEMLKDGEYSWNFADEPAPRGEPGETEYKGRKAAENTIAYTTADLQNPRAREFRILYYRAGNGDMYKVSVDYPREGYFADQGREIARTVIANWEVDKL from the coding sequence ATGAGCAGCAACGGGGGGCCCCGCCGAGGGGCGGACGAGCCGACGAGTTTTGACCTGCAACCGCCGAACCGGCCGGCCGCCGTGCCGCATCCCGGCAACCCGTACGCGGCACCCACCCAGGTCGTACCGCAGCCGTCCACACCACAGTCCGCGCCGCAGCCGTCCGCGCCACAGCCGTCCGGGCCGCGGCCCGCGGCGGCGTCGCAGGTCCCGCCGCCCGGACCGTCGGCGGCCCCGGCGGCCACCGCACCGGATCCGGGCGCCGGGCGGCTCATCGCCGGCCGCTACCGGCTGATCGCCAAGCTCGGCCACGGCGGCATGGGCACGGTGTGGCGGGCCCAGGACGAGACCGTGGACCGCGAGGTCGCCGTCAAGGAGCCCCGCGTACCCGATCACCTTCCCGAACGCGAACGGGACAACGCCTTCGAGCGGATGCGCCGCGAGGCACGCGCCGCGGCCCGGCTCGACCACCCCGCCGTGGTCGACGTGCACGACGTGGCGGTCGTGGACGGGCAGCCGTGGATCGTGATGGAACTCGTGCGCGGGCGCTCGCTGGGCGCCGCCCTCCAGGAGGGCACGCTGGACGCGCGCGAGGCGGCCCGGATCGGCCTGGAGGTGCTCGGCGCGCTGGAGGCCGCGCACGCCGCCGGCATCCTGCACCGGGACGTCAAGCCGGACAACGTACTGCTCGGCCGGTACGACCGGGTCGTCCTCGCCGACTTCGGCATCGCCCAGATCGAGGGCGAGACCAATCTGACCGACACCGGCGGCTTCGTCGGCTCGCCCGAGTACATCGCCCCGGAGCGGGTCCTGGGCCAACGGCCCGGCCCGGCGAGCGACCTGTGGTCGCTGGGCGTGGTGCTGTACGCGGCGACGGAGGGCGTCTCGCCGTTCCGCCGCAGCAACACCCCGGCCACGCTCCAGTCGGTCCTCAACGCCACGCCCGCCGCGCCCGCCGCCGCGCACGGCCCGCTGGCCGAGGTCATCACCGGCCTGCTGGACAAGGACCCGGCACGCCGCCCCGACGCCGCCCGGGTCCGCGCCCTGCTGGACGCCGCCGCGAACCCGCCCGCGCCGCCGCCCACCCAGGTGGTCACGGTCGGCGCACCCCAGGGGCCGGGCGGGACTCCCGCGTCCCGCTGGGGCGTCCGGCTGGGCCGCAACGCGTGGATCACCCTCGGCGCGGTGGTCGTCGCGGCGGCGGTGGCGTCGTACCTCGTGGTCGCCGACCCCTTCGCGGGCCCCCTGCCCAAGGGCTGGAAACAGCACCGACTCGACGCCAAGGTGGGCATGAGCGTCGGTGTGCCCGCCGAGTTCGTGCGGCTGAAGCACGAGAAGAAGGACGACTGGGACGGCACCAACGAGACGTTCGCCGACCCGAGCGGAGCGGTCGTCGTCGTCGTGGACCGCGACATCAAGGCCGACGACAAGACCGACAAGATCCCGGACACCGCCGGGGCCAACGCCTGGGCGGACTGGGAGATGCTCAAGGACGGCGAGTACTCCTGGAACTTCGCCGACGAGCCCGCCCCCAGGGGCGAGCCGGGCGAGACCGAGTACAAGGGCAGGAAGGCCGCCGAGAACACCATCGCGTACACCACCGCGGACCTGCAGAACCCCCGCGCGCGCGAGTTCCGCATCCTCTACTACCGGGCCGGCAACGGCGACATGTACAAGGTGTCGGTCGACTACCCCCGCGAGGGCTACTTCGCCGACCAGGGACGGGAGATCGCCCGCACGGTGATCGCCAACTGGGAGGTCGACAAGCTCTGA
- a CDS encoding serine/threonine-protein kinase translates to MQGRLVAGRYRLGEAIGSGGMGRVWRAHDEVLHRTVAIKELTAALYVSESDQAILLARTRGEARAAARINHSAVVTVHDVLEHDGRPWIVMELVEGRSLADAVKEEERVDPREAARIGLWVLRALRAAHTAGVLHRDVKPGNVLLADDGRVLLTDFGIAQIEGDSTITRTGEVVGSVDYLAPERVRGQDPGASSDLWALGATLYTAVEGRSPFRRTSPLTTMQAVVEEEATEPRYAGALAPVISALLRKDPATRPDATEAEHLLAQAAEGRRPDAAQAYVPTTRYPGPPGDGDTTHQGAPGMPGPGTPGAPGMPGPGTPGAPGMPVTQGASGVPGPAGPLGHPGLEGPTGPGGLPGGTSATPYPPMTGPTAVGPAATGLTPGGPAGAAAPRRTRRGRLRTLALVVAVAALVGAGTAVVLQQRDDGGSSASPDPTHAPSASATASPSASATPGEDPGGSVPADWVRRDDPIGFSLYLPKDWQRSDFGGDSGELRQIDYTPDGGRHFLRISVDSAPDYRDPYAHQLDLEVQLQRLIDYQRVLLERTDYRDRDSARWEYTWTALAKDTPFPGPRRGVSQIYMSRDGVEYALNMSGPASEWPTTEQRFTAVLQSWQEQTG, encoded by the coding sequence ATGCAGGGCCGGCTCGTCGCGGGACGCTACCGGCTCGGGGAAGCCATCGGCAGCGGCGGCATGGGCCGGGTGTGGCGCGCACACGACGAGGTGCTGCACCGGACCGTCGCCATCAAGGAGTTGACCGCCGCCCTCTACGTCTCCGAGAGCGACCAGGCGATCCTCCTGGCACGCACCCGGGGCGAGGCGCGCGCGGCGGCGCGGATCAACCACTCGGCCGTCGTCACCGTGCACGACGTACTCGAACACGACGGCCGGCCGTGGATCGTGATGGAGCTGGTCGAGGGCCGCTCGCTGGCCGACGCGGTCAAGGAGGAGGAGCGGGTCGACCCGCGGGAGGCGGCCCGCATCGGCCTGTGGGTGCTGCGCGCCCTGCGCGCCGCGCACACCGCCGGAGTCCTGCACCGCGACGTCAAACCGGGCAACGTGCTCCTCGCCGACGACGGCCGGGTGCTGCTCACCGACTTCGGCATCGCGCAGATCGAGGGCGACTCCACCATCACCCGGACCGGCGAGGTCGTCGGCTCCGTCGACTACCTCGCGCCCGAGCGCGTCCGCGGTCAGGACCCCGGCGCCTCCTCCGACCTCTGGGCGCTCGGCGCGACGCTGTACACGGCCGTGGAGGGCAGGTCGCCGTTCCGCCGCACCTCCCCGCTGACCACCATGCAGGCGGTCGTCGAGGAGGAGGCGACCGAGCCCCGGTACGCCGGTGCCCTCGCGCCCGTCATCAGCGCCCTGCTGCGCAAGGACCCGGCGACGCGGCCCGACGCGACCGAGGCCGAGCACCTGCTCGCCCAGGCGGCCGAGGGACGGCGCCCGGACGCGGCCCAGGCGTACGTGCCGACCACCCGCTACCCGGGCCCCCCGGGCGACGGCGACACCACCCACCAGGGCGCACCGGGGATGCCGGGGCCAGGTACGCCCGGCGCACCGGGGATGCCGGGGCCGGGTACGCCGGGCGCACCGGGGATGCCGGTGACTCAGGGCGCGTCGGGCGTACCGGGACCGGCGGGACCGCTGGGGCACCCGGGGCTCGAGGGACCCACGGGGCCCGGGGGACTGCCGGGCGGGACGTCCGCGACGCCCTACCCGCCGATGACCGGTCCCACGGCGGTCGGCCCCGCGGCGACGGGGCTCACGCCGGGCGGACCGGCGGGCGCCGCCGCTCCCCGGCGTACACGGCGCGGGCGCCTGCGCACGCTCGCCCTGGTCGTCGCCGTCGCCGCCCTCGTCGGCGCCGGCACCGCCGTGGTACTGCAACAGCGCGACGACGGCGGCTCGTCGGCCAGCCCCGACCCCACCCACGCGCCGTCCGCGTCCGCCACCGCGTCCCCGTCGGCCTCCGCCACGCCCGGCGAGGACCCCGGCGGCTCCGTTCCGGCCGACTGGGTGCGCCGCGACGACCCCATCGGTTTCAGCCTGTACCTGCCCAAGGACTGGCAGCGGTCGGACTTCGGCGGCGACAGCGGAGAACTCCGGCAGATCGACTACACGCCCGACGGCGGCCGGCACTTCCTGCGCATCTCCGTCGATTCCGCCCCCGACTACCGCGACCCGTACGCACACCAGCTCGACCTGGAGGTGCAGCTCCAGCGGCTGATCGACTACCAGCGGGTCCTCCTGGAACGCACCGACTACCGCGACCGCGACAGCGCCCGGTGGGAGTACACGTGGACCGCGCTGGCGAAGGACACCCCCTTCCCGGGGCCGCGCCGCGGCGTGTCGCAGATCTACATGTCCCGGGACGGCGTCGAGTACGCCCTCAACATGTCGGGGCCCGCGAGCGAGTGGCCGACCACGGAGCAGCGGTTCACCGCGGTGCTGCAGAGCTGGCAGGAGCAGACCGGCTGA